In Cryptosporangium minutisporangium, the genomic stretch CGCCGCGCTCGTCCGCTGGGACGAGTACGTGACGCATCACGACGTCGCCGTCGACGTGGCCTGATTCCCGGCGTACTCTGCGGTGCCCCAGAGACTATTGAGAAGGCGATGGGGCCCATGATCACCGGCGCGCACACGATCATCTACCACGACCAGGCGGACGCGATCCGCACGTTCTTCCGCGACGTCCTGGAGTTCCCGGCCGTGGACGCGGGCGGCGGCTGGTTGATCTTCGCCCTGCCGCCCGGCGAACTCGCCGTGCACCCGACCGAGGACGACGGCCGGCACGAGTTGTACCTGATGTGCGACGACATCGACGCGACCATCGCGGACCTGCACGCCAAGGGTGTGGAGTGCACCGAGGTGACCGATCAGGGATGGGGTCTGCTCACCTCGATCACGCTGCCCGGCGGCATGCAGCTCGGCCTCTACGAGCCGAAACACCCCACCGCGCACGGGGCCTCCGGCAACTCCTGACCGGGACGAAGGGCGCGTTGGAGCTTCCTGGTCCAACCAGTTGACGAGTTGACCTGTGGCGCGACAGACTGCGCCGGCTGCCGTCGCCGTTCGTCGCCGTACCCACCGCTCCGAGATTGGACCCGGGCATGATCTCCGCCGTGCCGTCCACCGCTCCGGCGTGCCCGCCGCCCGCCGCCGCATGAGGCTCTCGCTGAAGCTGTTCGCCGTCGCCACGGCGGTCGAGCTGATCGCGGTGGCGGCCGACTGGACCGTCCTGCAGTGGCTCGCCAAGCCGCTGCTCGCCCCGCTGCTCGCGGTCTACCTGGTGGGGCGGGTGCGGCCGGACCTGGTCCTCGTCGCGCTCGGCTTCGCGACGGCGGGCGACGTCGCGCTGCTGATCGACGGCGAGGTGCCGTTCCTCATCGGGATGCTCTGCTTCCTCGGTACCCAGTTGTGCCTGACGGTGGCGTTCCTGCGCCACGCCCGCCCGCGGTGGTGGGCGTTCGCGGGCTACGCCGTGCCGTGGGCGACCGCCAATGCGCTGCTGTGGGAGCGGCTCGGCACGCTGCGCGTGCCCGTGCTGGTCTACAGCCTCGCGCTGAGCGCGATGGCCGCCGCGGCAGTCGGGGTGTCCCGGCGGGTGGCCGTCGGCGGCGCGCTCTTCCTCGTCTCCGACTTCCTGATCGGGATCGGCGCAGCCGACATCGAGGTGCCCGGACAGTCGGTGCTGATCATGGCGACGTACACCGCCGCGCTGGCCCTGATCGTCACCGGCTGGGCGGCGAAGCCAGTTAGTGTCGTGAGCCAGAAGGTCGTCGCCGAGAAGTAGCAGCACACGGCTCCCACGGATGGGCGAGTTCATGACCGAGCTGAACGCGGAACACGCCCGGCGAGCGATCGTCGAGCACACCGGGCGGCTGGCCGAAGCGGCCGCCGTGGCCGGTCCTGGAGCCGCCGTGCCGACAACCCCGGAGTGGACCATCGCCGACCTGGTCGAGCACGTGGGCCAGACCGAGCACTGGGTCGCGGAGATGATCGAGCGGCGCATCACCGACCCCATGCAGCTGCCCACGGAGATGGCCGCGCTCCCCGCCGACTCCGGCGAGTGGCGGGCGTGGCTGTCGGAGTCCGCGCAGCGGGTCGTGAGCGCGTGCTCCGATGACGCGCTGGACGCGCCGGTGTTCAACGCGGCGGGAGACGAGCGGTCCGGGACGCGGTTCTGGCTGGCCAGCGTCCTCAACGAGGCGGTCGTCCACGGCTTCGACGCAGCCAACGCGGCGAACCGACCGACCGCCATCGACGCCGACATCGCAGCCGCGCTCATCAGCAATCACCTCAGGATGCTCACCTCCCCCACCTGGGAGATGCGGCGGGCCGAGTCCGCGCACGCCCTCCGGGGTACCGGGCAGACGCTGCAGTGGCTGGCCACCGACACCGCGGACGACACGGGCGCGTGGTTCGTCGAACGGCTACCTGACGGGGCGAGGTGGCGGCCCGGCACCCAGCAGGCCGATGTGACGGTGACCGGGCCGGCCGGATCGCTCCTGCTGACCATGACCCGACGACTCCCGCTCACCGACCGCGGAGCCACCGACCTCAGCGTCGACGGCGACACCGGCCTCGTCCAGCACTGGCTCGACAACACCGCCCACGTCGCCGACTGACCGGGGCTAAGACCGTCGCAGCCCGGCGAGCAGCAGCTCGACCAGACGTCGCGCGTCGTACCGGGGGTCGTTCTCGGCGCCGACGCAGAGGTTCCCGACGCCGCGGAGCAGCTGATAGGCGTCGACATCGGCACGGATCTCCGCCGCTGCCACCGCCGCGCGGAGCAACTCGTCGCAGACCGGAACGAGGCGCTCGATGAAGTAGGCGTGCAGGCTCTCGAACGCGGCGTCGTCGGACTGCAACGCCGCGGCGAGCCCGTGCTTGGTGACGAGGAAGTCGACGAAGAGGTCGACCCACCGGCCCAGCGCGGCATACGCCGAGTCGCTGCTCGCCAGCAGCGACGGACCGGCCTCGGCGCAGGCCTCCACCTGGTGCCGGTAGACCGCGACGATGAGATCGGCGCGCGTCGGAAAGTGACGGTAAATCGTTCCGACGCCGACGCCCGCGCGCGCGGCGATCGAGCGGACGGGCACGTCGACGCCGGATTCGACGAAGGCCGCGGCCGCCGCGTCGAGCAGCGTGGCCGCGTTCCGCCGGGCATCGGACCGCTTCCGCGCGGGCGCCCCCTCCGATCCGCTGTGCACGGCACTCCCCTGTCTTCGGGTTGGCAGAGTCTCGGGTTGGCAAACGGAACAATGTTCCGTATGTTGGCGAGCGGAACATCGTTCCGCTTCAGTCTGCCAGAGCAGACTCTCCCTGCCTACGACCCTTCGGAGAACCCCATGCAGTACCGCACGTTGGGCCGCACCGGTGTCCAGGTCAGCACGCTCGTCCTCGGCGCGATGAACTTCGGCGCCATCGGCCGCACGTCCCAGCACGAGGCCACCGCCATCGTCCACGCCGCCCTGGACGGCGGGGTCAACCTCATCGACACCGCCGACATGTACAGCCAGGGCGGGTCGGAGGAGATGGTCGGCAAGGCCATCGCCGGCCGCCGCGACGACGTCGTGCTGGCGACGAAGGCCGCCATGCCGATGGGCGACGAGCGGAACCACCGCGGCAGCTCCCGCCGCTGGCTGTTCACCGCGCTCGACGACAGCTTGCGCCGCCTCGGCGTCGACCATGTCGACCTGTACCAGATCCACCGCTGGGATCCCGCCACCAGCGACGAGGAGACGCTCTCCGCACTGACCGACCTGCAGCGCGCCGGAAAGATCCGCTACTTCGGTTCCTCGACGTTCCCCGCGTACCGCATCGTGCAGGCCCAGTGGGCCGCCCGGGAGCACCACCTCCGCCCCTACGTGACCGAGCAGCCCAGCTACTCGGTCCTCCAGCGCGGGATCGAGGCCCACGTCCTGCCCGTGGCCGACGAGTACGGGCTCGGCGTGCTGGCCTGGAGCCCGCTGGCGTCGGGGTGGCTGTCGGGCGCGGTCCGCGCCGGCCGGGACGTCTCCACGCACCGCTCGGTCGTGCTGCCGGAGCGGTTCGACACCTCGATTCCGTCGAACCGCGCCCGGCTCGACGCCGTCGAACGGCTGGCCGCGGTCGCCGACGAGGCGGGGCTGACGCTGATCCAGCTGGCGCTCGGGTTCGTCACCGCGCATCCCGCCGTCACCAGCGCGATCATCGGTCCGCGGACGGTGGAGCACCTGAGTTCCCAGCTCGCCGCCGCCGACACCGTGCTCTCCCCCGACGTCCTCGACGCGATCGACACGATCGTCGCTCCGGGGGTCGACCTCGCCGCGCACGAGAAGTTCGACACGCCTCCCGCGCTGCTCGACCCGGCGCTGCGACGCCGCTGACCGCAGCGCGCACTCCGGCCCGCGCGGCCACGGCCACCAGGCGGTCGTGGCCGCGGGTGCGGAACCGCCCGCAGCGGCTCAGTGGTACTGATCGGCGGCATGTTGGATGCGTCCGACGTAGCGGGACCACCAGTCGGCGTCGCCCATCTCGTCGTGGTCCCGCCCGGCGCGCCCGTCGATCAGCTCGCGGACGATGTCGGCGTGCCCCGCGTGCTGGGCGGTCTCCGCGACGACGCGCACGAGCAGCGCGCCGAGCGTCGTCTCCCGCCGATCCTCGGGCCACCAGGAGACCCTCGCCGGGGCGTCGAGGCCCAGTTCGTCGATCGACTCGTCGGCGTGTTTCCAGGCGGACCGGTACAGACCGACGAGGTAGTCGGTCGTCTCCTCCACCGTGGCCCACATGTCGGCGCTGTCCCAGATCGACCCGTCCTCCACCCAGGGCAGCCGGACCGGCGACGGACGGCCCACCGAGTCGCCCAGGTAGCCCAGCTCGTTGCCGGCCAGATGTTTCACCAGGCCGAGCAGGTTCGTGCCGGTCGGCGTCAGCGGGCGGCGGATGTCGTACTCGGTCAGGCCGTCGAGCGACGCGACGACGCGCTCCCGGGCCTCCTGCAGGTACCGGTGCAAGTCAGCGGTGAGGCCGGGAGGATCGTGAACCATGTCGGCGAGATTAGGGCCGACCACCGACAGATCGCGCCGCCCGGCTGTTCGTCCTGCAGGGCACAAAAAACGGCAGGACACCTCCTGCCGTTTTGAACATATATCACGAAGGGGTACTTGCGGCAAGACCCCGGGAATAGGTCAAACTTCCGCTCCGATGCGAATTTCGGACTTGCCTTACCGCGAACCAGGTCACGTGCGACCTCAGATCGGAGCCGACCGAGTGGAATCCCCGACCATCAGCGCGTTCGACCTGCCGGACCGTCTCTCCGCCAAGGCCGCCCCGGCGCTGATCACCCGGGACGAGCAGCACTTCGCGGCGATCGCGAAGAGCCTCGACGAGTTGATCGCCGATCTGTCCGAACGCCTCGGCGCCGCCCGCAAAGCTCCCGGCGGCATCGGCCAGAAGGCGATGGACCGGGACATGGAGGTTCACCGGCTGACGGCCCGCCTGCGGGCGGTGCGCCGCTACGGCTTGGACCTGTGCCTCGGGAACCTGGTCCCGGCGAACAGCGGCGAGCCCGTGTACGTCGGCCGGTTCGGTCTGACCGACAGCGAGGGTCGCCGGCTGCTGATCGACTGGCGCTCCCCCGCGGCCGAGCCGTTCTTCGGTGCGACCCACGCCAACCCGATGGGGTTGGCGAGCCGCCGCCGGTACCGCTGGACGCGCGGCCGGATCACCGACTACTGGGACGAAGTGTTCACCGCGGACGGTTTCGAGGGGCACGCCGCCGCGCTCGACGACCAGTCCGCCTTCATCGCCAGCCTGGGCAGCAACCGGTCGGCCCAGATGCGCGACGTGCTCGGCACCATCCAGGCCGACCAGGACGCGATCATTCGGGCGGGTTCCCGCGGCGCGCTCGTCGTCGACGGCGGGCCGGGCACCGGGAAGACCGTCGTCGCGCTGCACCGGACCGCCTACCTGCTCTACTCCGACCCCCGCCTCGAGCACCGGCGGGGCGGCGTGCTGTTCGTCGGTCCGCACCAGCCGTACCTGGCGTACGTCGCCGACGTCCTGCCCAGCCTCGGCGAGGAAGACGTGCGGACCTGCACCGTCCGGGACCTCGTCCCGGAGGGAGCGACCGCCGGGACCGAGCCGGACCCGGCCGTGGCGCGCCTCAAGGCGTCCGCCGACCTGGTGCGCGCAGTGGAGGCGGCCGTCCGGTTCTACGAGGAGCCGCCGACCAAGGGCATGCTCGTCGCCGTCGAGGGCACCGCGCTCCGGCTGAGCGCCGACGACTGGGCCGAAGCGTTCGGGGCTCCGACCCACGGAACACCGCACAACGAGGCCCGCGAGCAGATCTGGAGCGAGCTGCTCGAGATCCTGATCGCCAAGCACGGCGACGAGAAGACCGAGGGCGTGCTCCGCGAGTCGCTGGAGCGGCACAAGGAGCTGCGCGCCGCCCTGCACCGCGCCTGGCCGCTGCTCGATCCCGGAGATCTCGTGGGGGATCTCTGGACGGTACCGGCCTACCTGCGCAAATGCGCTCCCTGGCTCGCCCCGGACGAGATCCGCGCGCTGCAGCGCGCGGACGCCCGGGCGTGGACGGTCTCCGATCTGCCGCTCCTGGACGCCGCACGGCAACGGCTCGGTGACCCGGCGGCGTCCTGGCGCCAGCGGCGGCACGACGCCTCCGTGGCCGCCGAACGCGCGCAGATGGCGCAGGTGGTGGACAACCTGATCGAGGCCGCCGACGACGAGTACGGCGTCGGCCTGGTGACGATGCTGCGCGGCGAGGATTTCGAGGACGCCCTGGTCGCCGGCGTCGCGCTACCGGTCACCGACCCGGACCAACTCGCCGGGCCGTTCGCGCACGTCGTCGTGGACGAGGCCCAGGAGCTGACCGATGCCGAGTGGCAAATGCTGCTGCTCCGCTGCCCGTCCCGGAGCTTCACGATCGTCGGGGACCGTGCCCAGGCCAGGCACGGCTTCGCCGAATCGTGGCAGGAGCGGCTCCAGCGGATCGGGCTCGATCGGGTCACGCTGGCGTCCCTGACCGTCAACTACCGGACGCCGAAAGAGGTCATGCTCGAAGCCGAGCCGGTCATCCGGGCCGCGCTGCCGGACGCGAACGTGCCGACCTCGATCCGCAGCAGCGGCGTCCCCGTCGTGCACGGCTCGGTCGCGGACCTGTCCGCGATCCTGGACGACTGGCTCTCCGCGCACGACGAGGGTGTCGCCTGCGTCATCGGGGACCCGTCGTTCCGGACGACGTCCCGCGTCCGGTCGCTGACGCCGGAGCTGGCGAAGGGGCTCGAGTTCGACCTGGTCGTCCTCGTCGACCCGGACGCGTTCGGGGCCGGGATCGAGGGAGCGGTGGACCGCTACGTCGCGATGACCCGGGCGACCCAGCAGCTCGTGATCCTCACCAGCTCCTGACCGCGGCGATCAGCGCGGGCCGTTCTCGGTCTCCATGAGGTGCTGGGAGCGGACCTCGGTGGGGCGTGCGGCACGCAGCGCCCGGAACACCTGGCCGGAGGGCCGGAACGGGAGCCGGCGCCCCGGCGGTGGCGTGGGGGCGGCCGGCTCCTCGACGGTGCGTTGGCCGCGGGCCGCGATCTGGAACCGGCCGACCACCACGGCAGCCACAGCGATGAGCGCGAGCATCAGCAGTGTCTCCATGCCTCTCGCATACCACTCAGAAATGCACTTTATTCACCATAACCGGATGATCTGGTTCGGGTCGACCGTCCGGTAAGGCGACCGGAAGTGATCCGTAAGTTGAGTGCGGCACGGTGATCACGTCACCGAGTACGACACCGACACCACACGGAGATTCACATGCGCAAGCTCATCAACTCCACCTACATCACCCTCGACGGCGTGATCGACAACCCGATGTGGACTGCGCCGTACTTCGACGACGAGGCGTCGGCGTTCGCGGGAGAGCAGACGGACAACGCGGACGCGCTCCTGATGGGCCGCGCCACCTACGACGGCTTCTCCGCCGCGTGGCCGAACATGGACGAGAGCGACCCGACCACCGGCGCGGCCTACTTCAACTCGGTGAAGAAGTACGTCGCCTCGACCACGCTGACGAACCCCACCTGGCGCAACAGCGAGGTGCTGCAGGGCGACCTGGTCGAAGCGGTCACCGCGCTCAAGGCGAGCGAGGGCAAGAACATCCTGCAGTACGGCTTCGGATCGGTGACCAAGCAGCTGATCGCCGCCGGGCTCGTCGACGAGGTGCGCTTCTGGATCCACCCGGTGCTGGTCGGCGGCGACAGCGTCACCACGCCGCTGGGCGACATCTCCACGACGTTCGAGCTGCTCGACACCCGCGTCCACAAAAGCGGCGTCATCATCGCCTCTTACCGGTGCGCGGCCAGCTCAGAACGGCGCTGACAGCCGCGCCACGCGACTTGAGTATGACCGTATACGCGACGTCGAGCGGCGCGGATGTCAGCGCCGCCCTGAGCTGGCTCCAGGTCAGAGCGGTTGCACTGCCTGTTCGAGGCTCAGGGTGCGGCCGTCGGCCGTCAGGGTTGCGAAGCGGTCCGGGCCGAGCGTCTCGGTTAGGCGCTCGGCCACCCGGGCGATCTCGTCGCGCTCGGCCGGCGCGGCCGGCGCCTCGAGCGGCGACCGGGAGGCCGCGGCGGCGCCGAGCAGCAGGGACCAGGCCTCCGGCGAGCCGAGGGCCGCGGCCGCGGACGCCATCGCCTCGACGACGGCGGCGGCGTCCCGCGGCAGCTCCATCCCCTGCGCCACCGCGAAGGCCTGCACCACACCGAACGCCTCGCGGTGCAGCGCCATCCCGGC encodes the following:
- a CDS encoding VOC family protein: MITGAHTIIYHDQADAIRTFFRDVLEFPAVDAGGGWLIFALPPGELAVHPTEDDGRHELYLMCDDIDATIADLHAKGVECTEVTDQGWGLLTSITLPGGMQLGLYEPKHPTAHGASGNS
- a CDS encoding lysoplasmalogenase produces the protein MRLSLKLFAVATAVELIAVAADWTVLQWLAKPLLAPLLAVYLVGRVRPDLVLVALGFATAGDVALLIDGEVPFLIGMLCFLGTQLCLTVAFLRHARPRWWAFAGYAVPWATANALLWERLGTLRVPVLVYSLALSAMAAAAVGVSRRVAVGGALFLVSDFLIGIGAADIEVPGQSVLIMATYTAALALIVTGWAAKPVSVVSQKVVAEK
- a CDS encoding maleylpyruvate isomerase family mycothiol-dependent enzyme, whose product is MTELNAEHARRAIVEHTGRLAEAAAVAGPGAAVPTTPEWTIADLVEHVGQTEHWVAEMIERRITDPMQLPTEMAALPADSGEWRAWLSESAQRVVSACSDDALDAPVFNAAGDERSGTRFWLASVLNEAVVHGFDAANAANRPTAIDADIAAALISNHLRMLTSPTWEMRRAESAHALRGTGQTLQWLATDTADDTGAWFVERLPDGARWRPGTQQADVTVTGPAGSLLLTMTRRLPLTDRGATDLSVDGDTGLVQHWLDNTAHVAD
- a CDS encoding TetR/AcrR family transcriptional regulator encodes the protein MHSGSEGAPARKRSDARRNAATLLDAAAAAFVESGVDVPVRSIAARAGVGVGTIYRHFPTRADLIVAVYRHQVEACAEAGPSLLASSDSAYAALGRWVDLFVDFLVTKHGLAAALQSDDAAFESLHAYFIERLVPVCDELLRAAVAAAEIRADVDAYQLLRGVGNLCVGAENDPRYDARRLVELLLAGLRRS
- a CDS encoding aldo/keto reductase, with amino-acid sequence MQYRTLGRTGVQVSTLVLGAMNFGAIGRTSQHEATAIVHAALDGGVNLIDTADMYSQGGSEEMVGKAIAGRRDDVVLATKAAMPMGDERNHRGSSRRWLFTALDDSLRRLGVDHVDLYQIHRWDPATSDEETLSALTDLQRAGKIRYFGSSTFPAYRIVQAQWAAREHHLRPYVTEQPSYSVLQRGIEAHVLPVADEYGLGVLAWSPLASGWLSGAVRAGRDVSTHRSVVLPERFDTSIPSNRARLDAVERLAAVADEAGLTLIQLALGFVTAHPAVTSAIIGPRTVEHLSSQLAAADTVLSPDVLDAIDTIVAPGVDLAAHEKFDTPPALLDPALRRR
- a CDS encoding DinB family protein gives rise to the protein MVHDPPGLTADLHRYLQEARERVVASLDGLTEYDIRRPLTPTGTNLLGLVKHLAGNELGYLGDSVGRPSPVRLPWVEDGSIWDSADMWATVEETTDYLVGLYRSAWKHADESIDELGLDAPARVSWWPEDRRETTLGALLVRVVAETAQHAGHADIVRELIDGRAGRDHDEMGDADWWSRYVGRIQHAADQYH
- the helR gene encoding RNA polymerase recycling motor ATPase HelR codes for the protein MESPTISAFDLPDRLSAKAAPALITRDEQHFAAIAKSLDELIADLSERLGAARKAPGGIGQKAMDRDMEVHRLTARLRAVRRYGLDLCLGNLVPANSGEPVYVGRFGLTDSEGRRLLIDWRSPAAEPFFGATHANPMGLASRRRYRWTRGRITDYWDEVFTADGFEGHAAALDDQSAFIASLGSNRSAQMRDVLGTIQADQDAIIRAGSRGALVVDGGPGTGKTVVALHRTAYLLYSDPRLEHRRGGVLFVGPHQPYLAYVADVLPSLGEEDVRTCTVRDLVPEGATAGTEPDPAVARLKASADLVRAVEAAVRFYEEPPTKGMLVAVEGTALRLSADDWAEAFGAPTHGTPHNEAREQIWSELLEILIAKHGDEKTEGVLRESLERHKELRAALHRAWPLLDPGDLVGDLWTVPAYLRKCAPWLAPDEIRALQRADARAWTVSDLPLLDAARQRLGDPAASWRQRRHDASVAAERAQMAQVVDNLIEAADDEYGVGLVTMLRGEDFEDALVAGVALPVTDPDQLAGPFAHVVVDEAQELTDAEWQMLLLRCPSRSFTIVGDRAQARHGFAESWQERLQRIGLDRVTLASLTVNYRTPKEVMLEAEPVIRAALPDANVPTSIRSSGVPVVHGSVADLSAILDDWLSAHDEGVACVIGDPSFRTTSRVRSLTPELAKGLEFDLVVLVDPDAFGAGIEGAVDRYVAMTRATQQLVILTSS
- a CDS encoding dihydrofolate reductase family protein, which encodes MRKLINSTYITLDGVIDNPMWTAPYFDDEASAFAGEQTDNADALLMGRATYDGFSAAWPNMDESDPTTGAAYFNSVKKYVASTTLTNPTWRNSEVLQGDLVEAVTALKASEGKNILQYGFGSVTKQLIAAGLVDEVRFWIHPVLVGGDSVTTPLGDISTTFELLDTRVHKSGVIIASYRCAASSERR